The Cyclobacteriaceae bacterium genome includes a region encoding these proteins:
- a CDS encoding response regulator transcription factor, whose protein sequence is MASILIIEDEPAMQLGLKDNLELEGYAVELAGDGETGLRKLKTGQYDLVLLDVMLPKISGFDVCKSARTAGIHTPIILLTAKGEEIDKIIGLELGADDYITKPFSVRELLARVKAILRRSKDIIGKEQVIIEIGRLKLDFAAFQSKENDEEVKLSHKEFEILSYLHANRNRVVSRYDLLENVWGYEEQISTRTVDNFIVRLRQKVEANPNAPRIILTVHGEGYKMVI, encoded by the coding sequence ATGGCAAGCATACTGATCATTGAAGACGAACCGGCGATGCAATTAGGCTTAAAGGATAATCTTGAGCTTGAAGGCTATGCGGTGGAACTTGCCGGCGACGGAGAAACAGGTCTTAGAAAACTGAAGACAGGACAATACGATCTTGTTTTGCTCGATGTGATGCTGCCGAAGATATCGGGTTTCGATGTTTGCAAATCAGCACGAACAGCAGGCATACATACGCCAATTATATTATTGACTGCAAAAGGTGAAGAGATCGATAAGATCATTGGGCTCGAATTAGGTGCTGATGATTATATCACGAAGCCGTTCAGCGTTCGCGAGCTGCTGGCAAGAGTCAAAGCGATCTTAAGAAGAAGCAAAGATATCATTGGTAAAGAGCAGGTCATCATTGAGATCGGAAGATTGAAACTTGACTTCGCCGCTTTCCAATCAAAAGAGAACGATGAAGAAGTAAAATTATCTCACAAGGAATTCGAGATCCTCTCCTATCTTCATGCGAACCGAAATCGTGTAGTAAGTCGTTACGATCTTCTGGAAAACGTTTGGGGTTATGAAGAACAGATCTCAACACGTACTGTAGATAATTTTATCGTGAGACTTCGGCAAAAAGTGGAAGCCAATCCGAATGCGCCAAGGATCATTCTTACCGTTCATGGCGAAGGTTATAAGATGGTGATCTGA